One window of Eisenibacter elegans DSM 3317 genomic DNA carries:
- a CDS encoding T9SS type A sorting domain-containing protein, protein MNIKPFILCLFCGYLLLASYWAQAQLILSPNHSTYTAPDGRYAPRSTETPLSLPFFDDFSTTSRLPNPAHWLPNGGTYISNNISIAPPTLNVAVFDGADAQGQPYVFNNPLANGLADQLVSRPIDLSSIQASDDVFLSFYWQAFGLGEVPDGDDSIRLQFKDNADIWHTVWVQRGSGVTQDFAQVFIPLNNNPAYWHAQFQFRFQSFGRLSGPFDHWFVDYVYLDRNRSAIDIARLDVATVQAPTSLLRRYRAMPVRQFNARPTEELSAFVNTSLNNLNSFFNVINYRCTIEDTIAKSSPVEILNESVLINAGARNIAVQAPLSASLIPLNNNPKTLKTKFSVVTGDPALFTPNDSIVSFTTLGDYYAYDDGSAEYVVGVNQRLARVAYRFVLNTPDTLTAIQINIVPFERSLIGETFVLAVWSRLDNRPESLVSARSLPITYSNRDELTTYTLERPIPVQDTIFIGWQQTTDTRLTIGYDKNNDSGNDIFFFLDRNWQQNTELRGSLLLRPVFGEVNTPPITGFEPVSPPTDWRIYPNPSSGSLTVEGTDLPENLQLYSLDGQQKASFALPRDQGLHRLTLPRLPDGMYLLKGRNKQGRTMFEKLIIRH, encoded by the coding sequence ATGAATATCAAGCCTTTCATTCTCTGTTTGTTCTGCGGATACTTGTTGTTGGCTTCCTATTGGGCGCAAGCGCAGCTCATCCTTTCCCCCAACCATAGTACTTATACCGCCCCAGATGGGCGTTATGCTCCTCGAAGTACAGAAACACCGCTGAGCCTGCCTTTTTTTGATGATTTCTCAACCACCAGCCGCCTCCCTAACCCCGCTCATTGGCTGCCCAACGGGGGTACTTATATCAGCAACAATATCAGTATAGCTCCCCCAACCCTGAACGTAGCCGTTTTCGATGGAGCTGACGCACAAGGGCAGCCTTATGTATTCAATAACCCATTGGCCAATGGCCTTGCAGATCAGCTGGTTTCACGCCCCATAGACCTCAGCAGTATCCAAGCTTCTGATGATGTGTTCTTGAGTTTTTATTGGCAGGCCTTTGGCCTAGGCGAAGTACCGGATGGGGATGATTCTATCCGGCTACAGTTTAAGGACAATGCCGATATATGGCATACTGTATGGGTACAGCGGGGCAGTGGTGTTACCCAAGATTTTGCGCAGGTATTCATCCCGCTCAACAATAACCCTGCTTATTGGCACGCGCAGTTTCAGTTTCGATTCCAATCTTTTGGCCGTCTTTCTGGGCCTTTTGATCATTGGTTTGTCGATTATGTTTACCTAGACCGTAACCGCAGCGCCATCGACATCGCCCGCCTCGATGTGGCTACAGTACAAGCCCCTACCTCATTATTACGCCGCTATCGAGCAATGCCTGTGCGGCAATTCAACGCCCGCCCCACAGAGGAGCTAAGCGCGTTTGTGAATACTAGCCTCAACAACCTCAATAGTTTTTTCAATGTCATCAATTACCGCTGTACTATAGAGGATACCATTGCCAAAAGTAGTCCGGTAGAGATTCTGAATGAGTCGGTACTCATCAATGCCGGAGCGCGCAACATAGCTGTCCAAGCACCGCTCAGTGCCTCGCTGATTCCGCTCAATAACAACCCCAAAACACTCAAAACTAAATTCAGTGTCGTTACTGGTGACCCTGCGCTCTTTACACCCAACGACAGTATTGTCAGTTTTACCACCTTGGGCGACTACTATGCCTATGATGATGGCTCGGCAGAGTATGTTGTAGGGGTCAATCAGCGCTTGGCTCGTGTGGCCTATCGCTTTGTGCTCAATACGCCCGATACCCTGACCGCCATCCAAATCAATATTGTGCCTTTTGAGCGCTCGCTTATCGGCGAAACCTTTGTGTTGGCCGTATGGAGCCGGCTTGACAACCGCCCCGAGTCCTTGGTATCGGCGCGCAGCCTGCCCATCACATATTCCAACAGGGACGAGCTGACGACCTACACACTAGAACGGCCTATTCCGGTACAGGATACTATATTCATTGGCTGGCAACAAACCACAGACACCCGGCTGACCATAGGCTACGACAAGAATAACGACTCTGGAAATGATATTTTCTTTTTCTTAGACCGCAATTGGCAACAAAATACGGAGCTGCGGGGCAGTCTCTTACTACGGCCTGTTTTTGGAGAAGTCAATACACCTCCCATTACGGGGTTTGAGCCGGTAAGCCCACCCACTGACTGGCGCATTTATCCCAATCCCAGCAGTGGTAGCCTGACTGTAGAAGGCACTGATTTGCCCGAAAACCTACAACTCTACAGCCTCGATGGGCAACAAAAAGCAAGCTTTGCGCTGCCCCGTGACCAAGGCC